In Capsicum annuum cultivar UCD-10X-F1 chromosome 8, UCD10Xv1.1, whole genome shotgun sequence, the genomic window TGtacacacaataataataaattacattTATTCCTTgtaaaagtaaaatcttattagGTGTTTTCTTTCGTTCCTTTAAATTTGATATATATTGACTTgacattttaagaaaataattattagaagtttattttactaaatttacTTTATTAAGTATACGTTAAAGCTTAAATTTGGTTTTAGTATTTCatatatttaatgataaaaataatattagaaaaaaataataaatctttctgaatttattaaaataaaaaagttaaaagaaatatttttttaatataaaatttcaatacagaataaaatttattcacttttttaattatattaattattatgaattattttcttaGTAACTTACTTAAATATattagatttaaaattttttataatcctaataaaaataatgCACCACTCAAATTgggaaatgaaaatgaaaatacatgggagattaaatgaaaaatacaaatgagAAATAGATGGAAGGGCCACGTGTTGATATTCGTCAAATATGAAAGTTAATGGGATGGCAAGGTCtataattacacataaaaatatgagcttgtttttaaatttttggtgCGGTCCAACTAACCAACACAAAAGACAAAGCAACTTGATCttgcaaaattttaaaatgactttaatacctttaaaattaaatttaatgtcAATAAATTGACATGTTGAAGTCACTCTTCTAATATATAGAATATGATTGATCTTTAATTTACCCTTATATATGACTTAATTTGTTCGATATAAGTTGAGAGAAATATTAACTTGCTCCACATAAGTTCGGCAGGAATTCCGTTATGCAGCATAATTGTGTAGTTTTTCGATTACCTGATGTGTTCGGTGCATAAGTTAAAAGAATTGTTGCCTCGCACGGCATAGATTCTATATAAATTAAGTTATGTTTTTCTTGAGGGGCAGATCTACAGTATTCGGTGGGGGTTCCAAGAAATCCCACCCGTTAtcgtaaaatttataattatattagaaaaattttcaatgaGTTTAAACATTAACGAGTAggaactcataataaaataataggatAACTTAGTGGTAGGAGGAGCATACTTGAGATGTATGCCATGCTACTATCTTGGTAATtttttttcagctttattattggGAACCCACAAGTTTGAAATCTTAGATCCGTTTCTGTTTTTCTTGACCTAATTTACTTGACTTATTTTTCCAGTTTTATTATTGGGAACCCAcaagtttgaaattttgaatccGCCTCTATTTTTCTTGACCTAATTCACTCGACTTAAGTTCAGAGAACTTTGACCTTAGAAGGCATAAATTTTGAAGGAATTAAGTTTTTTCTTTTACAACATAACTTATGTGggttctaaaaataattttctgtcTTACTCAACATAAGTTATGTAGGAATAAATTAAGTGGTATAAAATATAACCTGTTATGCCTTTTATGACATAATTTGTGGATTCTGAAATTGAATTATTGCCTCGCTCCATAACTTTGTTAAGTCTTTTATGACATACCTTCTGGGATATTACTTATAAACTTATAGTCGGCGAAAAACTATTTGTTATTTGTGGAATGACCCTTTTGTTATTACTGGTGTGGAGGCCTCTAGTTTGTATTGAATGGAATATGATAAAATAGCCTTGGAGTATATTCTTGGACCAAGAATCATGATGCCATAATTCACTAAATATCTACAAGGGCCAAGGGGTCCATCACAAAGGAAATTTCTATGAATTTGCTTTgatgtttattcttcttattATGATGATTGGAAGTGTCAAGTATTATAGTGTCATTTTCTTGTTTATGTCCTTTTCAATTACTTTTGGAGGTCTATTTTTTTAGACCCACACAGTTGTCACACCAGCTCAATAATTATTGTCCACAATTAGTGTCACGTTTGGCTTCATCTCTGATTGCtgataatataattattaatgaGCCAAAGTTTGGGTAGCATGCATTTCCCCATTTTTTACGTACTATTTCAAATCTTTCCACCCAATTACTTCTTCTGCAACTATACATCTGTCTAGTATTTGAActaatatgattatttatatatttcccACTTCAATATCATTTTTGTCATGTCCTTTTCTTACACAAAGCAAATTTGAACATATCTTGCTCTTGTGGATTCTATCACACAATATTCATGCCCTAATAATTAATAAAAGCCCAATGGTTGGTACCAGAAAAAGGTTACTGTATTATGAAGTGTCAATCGATAATGATATCAAAGATAATAAATCAATTACAAAGTGAGTATCTCTGTCACAATAATTAAGGTAAAGTGATTATAATGTCATATTAGCGATCATGCGATGAGAGTCCAATTtttataatatcaatatattattGAAAACGCAATTCAAATTATTTGTTTTGTAGATAATAATGGAATAAAATATGTACCTAGCTAGTATCTGGATCAATTATAGTATAtcattctttctttaaatttagGATAaaggattatattaaatttatcttGAATTGTTGTGAATATATCTTTGTCATTATCAATAAGGATGGAATTTGCCTCTGAACTACGTGAAaattcatctttattttcaaaacaGGAGATAGATTTAAACCAAATATAGATGTAAGTTTAAAAACAAATTTGACCCTTTTAAGTCTTCAATCATATTAAGCCGCCTTTGTTCATCAACAAGTTGGCCCTTTATGCTTAAATTTAGACTAAAAACCCCTTGCGTAATTCTAAGAGTTCTTCTCAGGAGGATTGATATTGCCGttattttgaagatttttttcctaaaaaataaaatatactatctGATAAGGGTGTGCAAATCAAGCAAAtactaaaaaaaagaagaaaattcatCGCCGCCAGACCCATCTCATAATGCTTCCGTATGAAATCTGCCACAAAAATCTCTCCCCACAACTGGAAATTACGTCATAGTAGTATATTATAAGAGTACCAGTTTTAACTTAAAAGTTTTTCTAGTACAGCACTAGTAATTAGTAACttttaacaaataaaacaaatacGTATTAGTACGTTCATTACTGTTTATGGTACAAGTACAACTTGTGCTTCAACTGAAAGTTCCAAATTTAGTATTCTTAACCAAAAATAATTCTTGGTTTTGTCTGTCACGTAGGTACTGTAATTTGTTTTCAGAAAATTTAGGTAACTGATTATTCTCTTCTCTGTCCCCTCCCTCCCCTGATACTCCTCAGTCGACACATCACACAATTTACTGCTCTGTTGCAGCAATACAGAATCCCAatgcttttttttatttatttccccAACTCCTAGCAATTCGAGGCCCTTAATTTCACTGCCTGCAGCTTCTTATTTCCAAACTTCATTGGGTCCTCATTTTTACAATTTCTTAGATTCCCCTGAAATGGCAGAGTACTGTAAACGGATTCACATGGATGGCCATGTCGTCTTGGTCCCTACTgcatttaatttaaataaaactaATGTCCAATTTctcatttaattattataattcaccTAGTTGTTACACAGCGTTGCCTCCATACATGTAGATTATCATGGTGTCTGCCGTAGCATCTCCGATGACAATCTCTACTTCCTCCACGTGTCACCGGAAACTTCCACTCCGCaacatcttcttcttcctcttcatcatcattttcttcatctgTTTCAATTACTTCCTCTTCATCGTCTAGACGTTCCTCTGTTTCCGCGGGAAAATAGTAATTTTCGTCTTCTTCTTCGAGGTTGCGAATAAAATGCAATCTCAACCGTCCATCTTGGCGGGAAGCACGGAGAGTTTCAGGCCGATCAATTTTCACCTCGGTCAATTCTAACCGTCCATCTTTCCTCACCGCACGCATGAAGAAATTGGGCTTTCCATCTTGGCTCAACGACGATAATGGCGGCGGAAactccttcttctctttcttctcccCAAAATTACTACTTCTTTGCCAGCACCTTGAATTAGTCCCAGACATATTACTAGTACAATTATTTGATTTCCTAGCAAACAAACCTAGTTCTTCGATATGATCAATTTGATCATCTACTGTCCTCTCATCAGAACTCTCAAAACCAAGACTCTCTGTACATGACATTAGTCCATCAACACTCCCGCCGACTTCATCTAAGAACCCAATTCCGCCGGGATCTTTCTTCGCCACAGCAGCTGGCGGTGTCATGTGGCCGGAGTCGACGTAACTGGTAGGCTTTTGAGTGTCAACTGCAGAGATGTCGCCGCCGATTGATGGGGTTGTGAGAATATTTATACGGGGGGTGGAAAGGTCCATCAGGGTTCCATTGTCTTTGGAATTTGATACACACAAGAAAGGGTGGACTTTTTTATTACAAAAGCTCGTCATCATAATGGTAGTATGTCTTTTGAGCTTAGCTTGCAAGATTGGATATATATAAGggctttgagattttttttttcttttaaaaataatttttgtaatgaATCTACTCATCAATAGCCTTAAACTTGTTCCGAGAATTCAGACCCAATTTTTTATTAGACACTTCAATATTAAAGAACATGTACTATTAAACATTTAT contains:
- the LOC107879800 gene encoding uncharacterized protein LOC107879800, producing MSRFITKIIFKRKKKSQSPYIYPILQAKLKRHTTIMMTSFCNKKVHPFLCVSNSKDNGTLMDLSTPRINILTTPSIGGDISAVDTQKPTSYVDSGHMTPPAAVAKKDPGGIGFLDEVGGSVDGLMSCTESLGFESSDERTVDDQIDHIEELGLFARKSNNCTSNMSGTNSRCWQRSSNFGEKKEKKEFPPPLSSLSQDGKPNFFMRAVRKDGRLELTEVKIDRPETLRASRQDGRLRLHFIRNLEEEDENYYFPAETEERLDDEEEVIETDEENDDEEEEEDVAEWKFPVTRGGSRDCHRRCYGRHHDNLHVWRQRCVTTR